Within the Candidatus Hydrogenedentota bacterium genome, the region CAGTGAATGAGAACCGCAGGCTCCCCGCTCCCCTCCTCACGATAAAACAGGCGCCCCCCATCCACGTCAAGATATTTTCCGGGAAGACGGTAGAGTGCATAGAAAGCAATCCCCCCAATAACACGAAGAACGGCGCCAAAGCAGACTGCTGCCAAATAGACACAACTAAGGCTCTTAGGACTTCTCACGTATGATAAGCACAGGTACGGCGCTGAATTATTTGACTACCTGCCTCATTCTAACCTTATTGTACCACTTTTTACAAAATAAGACTCTTATCACCGCGTATATCTTTGATTTAAAATAGGTAAACTTAGATTTTTGCGCATGCGCTGTACAAAATTTCTGTCCGTGCTTGCAGGGCTAATCCTTTTTTCAGGAAAAACTTGCAATTCTAAAACCTACGCTTTCAAAGCGAGAAATTTGTGACGTGAAAAATAAGACGGTTTATGATACACTGAAATCATGCGACGGATCTTGATTTGATGCATTCTATTTGGGCAGAGTTTTTTTAATCTTGATCCGCGTCATTGATTGCATGTTTTTATAGAACCGATCGTAACGAGCGCGTATTCCAAAGCCTGCTTAGGTAGGTAACAGACTGCCCGTTGGTGTCGAACTTGGATCTTTTGGGGTCGTTCTATACCACAGCAGTGAGAAAGGATAGGGTTCTCATGTGCGATACAATGGCTATTGTTGAAGCGGACAAGGTGCTGTTCATCAAAAATTCGGATCGTGACGCGAACGAAGCACAATTTGTGGAATGGTATCCTCGCCAAGATTATCCCCTCAAAACGAAGCTGCGCTGTACGTGGATCACCATCCCGCAAGTGCGCCAAACACGTGCTGTAATCTTGTGCCGCCCTTTCTGGATGTGGGGCGCAGAAATGGGCGCCAATGAAGATGGCGTTGTTATCGGCAACGAAGCCGTATTTACCAATCAACCCTATGCCGCAGCTGGATTGACGGGTATGGATCTGGTTAGACTTGGACTCGAACGCTCCCAAAACGCCTTCGAAGCCAGCAATGTCATCATCTCCCTGTTAAACAGCCACGGCCAAGGCGGCGGCGGCGGCTATGAAAACAGACGGTTTACCTATCACAACAGCTTCATCATTGTGGATAAAAACGGCGGCTATGTCTTGGAGACAGCGGGCAAGATGTGGCGCCGTGAAACGATCAAAGGTATTGTCGCCATCTCCAATGGTCTGACCCTGCCCGGCTTCGCCGAAAAATACCGGAGCCGTCTTAAAACAGCGGTGGCGCAAAGCAATACGCGGCGTATGCGCATGATCATGTGCGCCTGTGTTTCTGCGTCGAAAGAATCCTTGTTCGCACTGCTCCGTGATCACGGCGAAGGGCAACAATATCCGCGTTACCGGCGTATTAACGGCGCTCTTTCTGCGCCCTGTGTACACGGCGGCGGTTGGGCGGCAGCTTCACAAACAACAGGCTCATGGGTCTCAGAACTGAGCCCCCGCGGCGTGCAACATTGGGCAACAGGCACTTCCGCCCCTTGCACCAGCTTATTTAAGCCCGTGTACTTGGATGAACCTTTACAGCTGGGTCCTGTTTCAAAAAACAGTGTCAAAGGAAGTCTATGGTGGGTCCATGAACAATTTCATCGGCTCGTCGTGCGCGATCCGGCAACCTCTTACGCTGTGTTTGAGGATGAGCGCGATGCCGTGGAAAAAGAATGGCTGCACAACCCGCCGTCCACACGGGAGGCTGTCAAAAAGCATTTAAAACTTTTACGGGCTTGGAAGAAAACGCCGCTTCTCAATAGTCTGCACGATAAACGACCTGCCTATGTACAGCGCTATTGGAAGCGGCGACGCTTAGAATAAGGCAATGATGAGGATAATCGCTCAGCCCAGTTCCGGTTCCCAACCGGGCTCGTACTCTCTGCGCCAGAAGGCGGCTGCTTCCGGATCATTCAGAATGTGTCCTTGCCCGTCACAGTACAGGCTGTGCCCGGTACGATACGCAATATTTGCCAAATGAGCCATCAAAGTACTCTTGTATCCGTTGTCAATGGGACAATTCAAGAGGCCCGGTTCATTGTTCCGGATGGCGTCAAAGAAGTTGGCACCATGGGGCACACCGCCCACATCGCCTTGATCTTCTTCCAAGGTTTTTCCTGCGCCGTCGCGGAGCCGATATTTATCTGATCCGAAAACCAAGCTCCCTTCATCTCCGTAAAAGGTGACGCCAACGGCTAAGCCTTCGGGACCGGGCTGGTTCGTGCTGAGCCCTTCCCAAGTCAACATCTTCCCGCCTTCGAACTCAAAGGTGGTCATGAGCGTGTCGGGTGTTTCTTGGTCGTCGTCGTAGCGATAGCGGCCGCCTGCAGCGGTAACCCGTATAGGATAGTCCACGCCCAGCCCCCAGCGGCCCATGTCAAAGAGGTGGGTTCCGTTATTGCCCGCTTCTCCCGTGCCATAGTGCCACAGCCAATGCCAGTTGTAATGGATGACATTATCTTTGTAAGGCCGGCGCGGAGCCGGGCCCTGCCACAGGTCGTAATTCAAGTATTCAGGGGGATCCTGCAGCGCGCCCGTTCCCATGCTGCCGCGCTGAACACAATACCACGCCCGGGCATAACGGATTGTGCCAATGGCTCCCTCCTGCAATTTCGCCATACCTTTGTTGATCACTATGGACGAGCGGCGCTGTGCGCCCATTTGAACAACCCGTTGATAGCGCTGAGCCGCTTCCACCAACAATTCTCCCTCATGAGGATTGTGGCAGCAGGGCTTTTCTACATACACATGTTTGCCCGCTTTACAAGCAAGAATAGCAGCCGGCGCATGCCAATGGGCAGGCAGCGCGAAAGCCACCGCCTGCACCTTGGGATCGTCTAAAATGCGTCGAAAATCGCCGACCGCCTCGGGGGTATGTCCGCTCGCTTTGGCGATGGCGGCAGCGCCGTCATCACGGCGCTTCTCATCCACGTCGCACACATAGGCAACACGGCAGCCCCCTGCCTTCAACAGATCCAAAGCCAAGGCTTTGCCGCGGCTCATGCCCACCACACCGACAACAATATCATCGGATAAGGCTTGAGCCCCGGCATATAATTGGGTATGTAACAGTGCGCCACCGGCGATAGCGCCGGCAATAAACTCTCTTCGATTATAATAGTGCGTCATAACGAATAACTTCCTTTCATGGTTATAAAAGCATCCTAAAGGATGAACGCGACGAATGTCAAAAAGGGATTTATAGAAAGGAAGAAGCGCTGCGCCGGTGGAGGGAGCTGAGGAGGAGGCGCCGGAAGAGACAAGGTAAAACTCTCTTCCTCATAGCTTGTCTGCTCCCCGCTATTTTGATACTTTATAGGCTACAATCAGGTGGAGAATTTTTATGGACAATACACAGGTCACAGCGAATCGCAACCGCATACGGATAATGTTTGATGCCATTGCTTTCCGCTACGATTTTTTAAATCGGCTGCTATCCTTTCGCCAAGATGTACGGTGGCGGCGATTTCTGCTCGACAAACTTCCGCAGACAACGGAAAAGCTGCGCGTTTTAGATCTCGCATCGGGCACAGGCGATGTGTTGCTGGCGCTCTTGGCGGATAAACGGGCTCCCAAATACGTGGTGGGCGCGGACATCTCCGCTGCCATGCTGCAGCACGCACTAGCGAAAGTGCGCAAGGCAGGCGTAGAAGACCAATGCGCGCTCACCGTGGGCGCGGCGGAATCACTGAGCTTTGCAGATGAGAGTTTTGATGCGGTCACGGTCGCTTTTGGCGTGCGCAATTTCAGTGATCGTCCGGCAGGACTCAGCGAGATGCACCGGGTGCTGCGGCGAGGCGGCTGCGCCTTGATTCTCGAATTGAGCCTGCCGCCGAATATGCTGATGCGCGCCCTTTACCTGATCTATTTTCGCGCCACCCTGCCGCTGCTCGCAGGCTTGTTTAGCAAACAACGAGCAGCCTATCACTATCTGAATCGCTCAGTGGAAGCTTTCCCTGCTCCCCAAACGTTTTGCGCAATACTGGAAGAGGCAGGCTTTCAAGACTGCAGCTACACCCGATTTACCTTCGGTGTGGCAGCGCTCTATGTGGCTTCTAAGGCGCGTTGAATTAGGCGATACAGTGTTGACGACGGTTTACAGGAGTTGTTCTGCGATCTGAACCGTGTTGAGAGCGGCACCTTTGAGCAGATTATCGGATACGACCCACATGTCCAAGGCAGAAGGATGGGAGATGTCTTCCCGGATGCGACCGACAAAGGTATCATATTTTCCGACAGCATGGACAGCGAGGGGATAGCGCTGCGCGGCGGGGTCGTCTTCTACTACGACGCCCGGCGCTTTCTCAAGGAGTGCCCGTGCCTCTGCCGCTGTAAGTTTCTTCTCCGTCTCCACATTGACAGATTCGCTGTGACCGCTGAATACGGGAACCCGCACGGTAGTAGCGGTAACGCGGATGGATTGGTCGCCAAGAATCTTTTTCGTCTCATTGACCATTTTCATTTCTTCCGTCGTATAAGCGTTATCGGCAAAAGCATCGGATTGGGGAATCTGCGGGATACAATTGAAAGCAATTTGATGGGGGAAGACCGCGGGCGTATAACGCTCATTGTTCAAAATCGCTTTTGACTCTTCGCGCAGTTCATCGATGGCGGCGATACCGGCGCCCGAGACCGCTTGGTAGGTGGACACGACGATACGGCGTATCTTCGCGGCATCATGAAGGGGCTTCAACACGACAACCAGTTGGGTCGTGGAGCAATTGGGATTGGCAATAATGCCGTTGTGTTTGGCGAGGGCTTCAGGATTGACCTCAGGCACGACAAGGGGCACATCAGGATCCATACGCCATGCACTCGAATTATCGATGACTACGGCCCCTGCAGCGGCTGCTATGGGCGCGAATTTTTTGCTGGTACCGCCGCCTGCACTGAAAAGGGCAATATCTACATCGGCAAAAGAATTTTCGTCAAGAACTTCCACCGGCACCTCTTCACCTTTAAAGGGAAGCTTTTTCCCGAGGGAGCGTTTGGAGGCGAGGCATTTTATACGAGCTACGGGGAATTTGCGCGCTTCGAGGATTTGCAACATCTGATGACCCACCACACCGGTGGCTCCTACTACAGCAACAACTTTTTCACGCATACACTTTTTGTCCTTAACGATTGAGGTTAACCACGCCCGGCGGGCACGGCTTCCATATAAAATTCAGGCGTCCGAATGACATGACCCATACGGACGCCCGGTAATAGACAATAAAACTAGAGCCCTTTGATCGAGGGACTTAGGATAGCACTATTCCAGCGCGTCTTCGATGGCACCGACCAGAACGTCTTTTTGGGTCACGCCGACAAAGCGCTTCACTTCCGCACCGTCTTTCATGACCAGCAGGGTCGGGATGCTTTGGACATTGTATTTGATCGCTACGTTCTGAGCGGTATCCACATTTAATTTATAGACTTTGGCACGACCCGCCACATCGGATGCAACACTGTCTACGACGGGCGCAATCATCCGGCAAGGACCGCACCATTCGGCCCAAAAATCAACCAGACTCACACCGGACGCCACGGCTTCATTAAAGGTATTTTCTGTCAGTTCGATTATATTACTCATCGTTGTTTCTCCTTTGGGAATTACACCCCAATTTACCCACTGCAACTGCAAAACAGTTTTCTAATGTTAAGCAGACTATACAAAAAATCACGGCAAAAAATCAAAGTATTAATGCTTTTTGATGTACTCCGACTATTGGGATGCACCAACTTCAGCTGCCGTTAAGATACATAACACACTTGTCCAACAATTTATTTCTGAATCGTGAAAAAGAATAATCTATTACGCACGGACAATTTTATGGCGGTTGGTCGACACGTTTTTGGTCATGTTGCGCGTGTCTACGACGAGCGGCGCATGCTCAAGAATAAATTCAGGGTCATAGCAACTGTGGGCGGTGGCGATCAATACCACGTGGGAGGCGGCCAAGGCTTCTTTCGTAAGCTCGACGCTTTTCCGGACTATACCCTCATCCTCCAAGATAGGCACATAAGGATCATTGTAAGAGATGAGTGCGCCCTGCTGCTCCATGAGCCGCATCAAAGGCAGACTCGGCGATTCACGCAAATCGCCAATATCTTTCTTGTAGGCGGCTCCCAGCAACAAGACCCGTGCCCCATTCAATGCGCGTCCGTTTTTGTTCAGCGCCTGTATGACCCGTGAGATAACATAGTGGGGCATGGAGGTGTTGATTTCACCGGACAATTCGATGAATCGCGTTGTAAAGCCATACTCCCGTGCTTTCCACGTAAGGTAAAAAGGATCAATGGGAATGCAGTGTCCGCCCAAGCCTGGTCCGGGATAGAAGGGCATATAACCGAAAGGCTTGGTTGCCGCGGCATCAATGACTTCCCACACATTGAGCCCCATTTTGTCGCAAAGCACTTTCATCTCGTTGACCAAGGCAATATTCACGCTTCGGAAAATATTTTCCAGTAGTTTGGAAAGCTCTGCAGCGGCGGGCACACTGACACGAACCGTTCTCTCGAAAATGGTTCCATACAAGGCCTCGGCGAGATCGGCACATCGCTCCGTGACGCCGCCGATAACTTTCGGGATGTTGGACACGGAATAGACGGGATTGCCGGGATCTTCCCTTTCAGGAGAAAAAACGAGAAAGTAATCACGACCCACTTCTTTTC harbors:
- a CDS encoding Gfo/Idh/MocA family oxidoreductase yields the protein MTHYYNRREFIAGAIAGGALLHTQLYAGAQALSDDIVVGVVGMSRGKALALDLLKAGGCRVAYVCDVDEKRRDDGAAAIAKASGHTPEAVGDFRRILDDPKVQAVAFALPAHWHAPAAILACKAGKHVYVEKPCCHNPHEGELLVEAAQRYQRVVQMGAQRRSSIVINKGMAKLQEGAIGTIRYARAWYCVQRGSMGTGALQDPPEYLNYDLWQGPAPRRPYKDNVIHYNWHWLWHYGTGEAGNNGTHLFDMGRWGLGVDYPIRVTAAGGRYRYDDDQETPDTLMTTFEFEGGKMLTWEGLSTNQPGPEGLAVGVTFYGDEGSLVFGSDKYRLRDGAGKTLEEDQGDVGGVPHGANFFDAIRNNEPGLLNCPIDNGYKSTLMAHLANIAYRTGHSLYCDGQGHILNDPEAAAFWRREYEPGWEPELG
- a CDS encoding aspartate-semialdehyde dehydrogenase, whose product is MREKVVAVVGATGVVGHQMLQILEARKFPVARIKCLASKRSLGKKLPFKGEEVPVEVLDENSFADVDIALFSAGGGTSKKFAPIAAAAGAVVIDNSSAWRMDPDVPLVVPEVNPEALAKHNGIIANPNCSTTQLVVVLKPLHDAAKIRRIVVSTYQAVSGAGIAAIDELREESKAILNNERYTPAVFPHQIAFNCIPQIPQSDAFADNAYTTEEMKMVNETKKILGDQSIRVTATTVRVPVFSGHSESVNVETEKKLTAAEARALLEKAPGVVVEDDPAAQRYPLAVHAVGKYDTFVGRIREDISHPSALDMWVVSDNLLKGAALNTVQIAEQLL
- the trxA gene encoding thioredoxin; the encoded protein is MSNIIELTENTFNEAVASGVSLVDFWAEWCGPCRMIAPVVDSVASDVAGRAKVYKLNVDTAQNVAIKYNVQSIPTLLVMKDGAEVKRFVGVTQKDVLVGAIEDALE
- a CDS encoding peptidase U34 — its product is MCDTMAIVEADKVLFIKNSDRDANEAQFVEWYPRQDYPLKTKLRCTWITIPQVRQTRAVILCRPFWMWGAEMGANEDGVVIGNEAVFTNQPYAAAGLTGMDLVRLGLERSQNAFEASNVIISLLNSHGQGGGGGYENRRFTYHNSFIIVDKNGGYVLETAGKMWRRETIKGIVAISNGLTLPGFAEKYRSRLKTAVAQSNTRRMRMIMCACVSASKESLFALLRDHGEGQQYPRYRRINGALSAPCVHGGGWAAASQTTGSWVSELSPRGVQHWATGTSAPCTSLFKPVYLDEPLQLGPVSKNSVKGSLWWVHEQFHRLVVRDPATSYAVFEDERDAVEKEWLHNPPSTREAVKKHLKLLRAWKKTPLLNSLHDKRPAYVQRYWKRRRLE
- a CDS encoding nucleotide sugar dehydrogenase, translating into MDSYTEDFEKRLEAKEIVVAIIGLGYIGTPLAAHFVEAGIRVIGIDADPEKITQLKEGKICLNHLNADWILPAVAENRFCPTSDYELLKDADAIIICVPTPLTAHREPDLSHVKEAGRQIALRLKKGALVSLESTTYPGTTMEVLLPLLSQNGKEVGRDYFLVFSPEREDPGNPVYSVSNIPKVIGGVTERCADLAEALYGTIFERTVRVSVPAAAELSKLLENIFRSVNIALVNEMKVLCDKMGLNVWEVIDAAATKPFGYMPFYPGPGLGGHCIPIDPFYLTWKAREYGFTTRFIELSGEINTSMPHYVISRVIQALNKNGRALNGARVLLLGAAYKKDIGDLRESPSLPLMRLMEQQGALISYNDPYVPILEDEGIVRKSVELTKEALAASHVVLIATAHSCYDPEFILEHAPLVVDTRNMTKNVSTNRHKIVRA
- the ubiE gene encoding bifunctional demethylmenaquinone methyltransferase/2-methoxy-6-polyprenyl-1,4-benzoquinol methylase UbiE, with the translated sequence MDNTQVTANRNRIRIMFDAIAFRYDFLNRLLSFRQDVRWRRFLLDKLPQTTEKLRVLDLASGTGDVLLALLADKRAPKYVVGADISAAMLQHALAKVRKAGVEDQCALTVGAAESLSFADESFDAVTVAFGVRNFSDRPAGLSEMHRVLRRGGCALILELSLPPNMLMRALYLIYFRATLPLLAGLFSKQRAAYHYLNRSVEAFPAPQTFCAILEEAGFQDCSYTRFTFGVAALYVASKAR